One genomic segment of Rhinopithecus roxellana isolate Shanxi Qingling chromosome 6, ASM756505v1, whole genome shotgun sequence includes these proteins:
- the IGFBP3 gene encoding insulin-like growth factor-binding protein 3 yields the protein MQRARPTLWTAALTVLVLLRGPPVARAGASSAGLGPVVRCEPCDARALAQCAPPPAVCAELVREPGCGCCLTCALSEGQPCGIYTERCGSGLRCQPSPDEARPLQALLDGRGLCVNSSAVSRLRAYLLPAPPAPGNASESEEDRSAGSVESPSVSSTHRVSDPKFHPLHSKIIIIKKGHAKDSQRYKVDYESQSTDTQNFSSESKRETEYGPCRREMEDTLNHLKFLNVLSPRGVHIPNCDKKGFYKKKQCRPSKGRKRGFCWCVDKYGQPLPGYTTKGKEDVHCYSMQSK from the exons ATGCAGCGGGCGCGACCCACGCTCTGGACCGCTGCGCTGACTGTGCTGGTGCTGCTCCGCGGGCCGCCGGTGGCGAGGGCTGGCGCGAGCTCGGCGGGCTTGGGTCCCGTGGTGCGCTGCGAGCCGTGCGACGCGCGTGCACTGGCCCAGTGCGCGCCTCCGCCCGCCGTGTGCGCCGAACTGGTGCGCGAGCCGGGCTGCGGCTGCTGCCTGACGTGCGCGCTCAGCGAGGGCCAGCCGTGCGGCATCTACACCGAGCGCTGTGGCTCCGGCCTCCGCTGCCAGCCGTCGCCCGACGAGGCGCGTCCGCTGCAGGCGCTGCTGGACGGCCGCGGGCTCTGCGTCAACTCTAGTGCCGTCAGCCGCCTGCGCGCCTACCTGCTGCCAGCGCCGCCCGCTCCAG GAAATGCTAGTGAGTCGGAGGAAGACCGCAGCGCCGGCAGTGTGGAGAGCCCGTCCGTCTCCAGCACGCACCGGGTGTCTGATCCCAAGTTCCACCCCCTCCATTCAAAGATAATCATCATCAAGAAAGGGCATGCTAAAGACAGCCAGCGCTACAAAGTCGACTATGAGTCTCAGAGCACAGATACCCAGAACTTCTCCTCCGAGTCCAAGCGGGAGACAGAATAC GGTCCCTGCCGTAGAGAAATGGAAGACACACTGAATCACCTGAAGTTCCTCAACGTGCTGAGTCCCAGGGGTGTACACATTCCCAACTGTGACAAGAAGGGATTTTATAAGAAAAAGCAG TGTCGCCCTTCCAAAGGCAGGAAGCGAGGCTTCTGCTGGTGTGTGGATAAGTACGGGCAGCCTCTCCCAGGCTACACCACCAAGGGGAAGGAAGACGTGCACTGCTACAGCATGCAGAGCAAGTAG